Proteins encoded within one genomic window of Actinomycetota bacterium:
- a CDS encoding citramalate synthase — translation MKTEIYDTTLRDGSQQEGISLTVGDKLRIASLLDELGVDYVEGGWPGANPKDDEFFRRARNELDFATATLVAFGSTRRSRGTVADDPQLQALLAAETEVICIVGKSSDYHVREVLRTDLDEGVRMVTESIEYLRNHDRRVFFDAEHFFDGFRANPEFSLRVLQAAAAAGAERLVLCDTNGGTLPSAVLRTIDRIQEALPESPLGVHFHDDIGCAVASSLMAVDAGVRQVQGCINGYGERTGNADLSTLIPDLALKMGLSVLPEGRLELLGPVAHHIAEIVNISLDPHHPYIGTSAFTHKAGLHTSALARRSDAYEHEDPSRVGNRTRMVVSELAGRASVLTEARNLGLEVDAETAAHILEQVKDLEHKGYYFEAADGSFELLMRRALGWKQGFFELESFRVFIDRRADEEIVAEATVKVVVDGRRVVTTGEGVGPVHALDQALRAALRTAYPDLDRLRLTDYRVRVLDSSYGTEAMVRVLLETSDGDDTWGTIGVHENVIEASWDALTEGLLVGLLRRRESSLPGT, via the coding sequence ATGAAGACCGAGATCTATGACACGACACTGCGAGACGGCTCTCAGCAGGAAGGCATCTCGCTGACCGTCGGCGACAAACTGCGGATCGCCTCCTTGCTCGACGAGTTGGGAGTCGACTACGTGGAGGGTGGGTGGCCGGGCGCCAACCCCAAAGACGACGAGTTCTTCCGCCGGGCACGGAACGAGCTGGATTTCGCAACGGCGACGCTGGTGGCCTTCGGGTCGACCCGGCGATCACGGGGCACCGTAGCCGACGATCCTCAGCTACAGGCGCTGCTCGCCGCCGAAACCGAGGTCATCTGCATCGTCGGCAAGTCGTCGGATTACCACGTGCGTGAAGTACTCCGAACCGATCTCGACGAGGGCGTACGCATGGTCACCGAGTCGATCGAGTACCTGCGCAATCATGACCGGCGGGTGTTCTTCGATGCGGAACATTTCTTCGACGGTTTCCGGGCCAATCCGGAGTTCTCGCTCCGGGTGCTGCAGGCGGCCGCAGCAGCCGGGGCAGAACGGTTGGTGCTGTGTGACACCAACGGTGGGACCCTCCCCTCTGCGGTCTTGCGCACGATCGACCGGATACAGGAGGCTCTCCCAGAGAGCCCGCTGGGCGTCCACTTCCACGATGACATCGGATGCGCCGTGGCCAGTTCCCTGATGGCGGTCGATGCCGGTGTCCGACAGGTCCAAGGTTGCATCAACGGTTACGGGGAACGGACCGGCAATGCCGACCTCTCGACGCTCATCCCCGACCTCGCCCTCAAGATGGGCCTCTCGGTGCTTCCCGAAGGGAGGCTGGAACTCCTCGGCCCCGTAGCGCATCACATTGCCGAAATCGTCAACATCTCCCTCGATCCCCACCATCCCTACATCGGGACTTCCGCCTTCACGCATAAAGCCGGGCTCCACACGTCGGCCCTGGCCCGCCGGTCCGACGCGTACGAGCACGAGGACCCGTCCCGGGTCGGGAACCGCACCCGCATGGTCGTTTCGGAGCTGGCCGGCCGGGCGAGCGTCCTCACCGAGGCCAGGAATCTTGGTCTCGAGGTCGACGCCGAAACGGCCGCACACATCCTCGAACAAGTCAAGGACCTCGAACACAAGGGCTATTACTTCGAAGCGGCCGACGGATCCTTCGAACTGCTCATGCGCAGGGCGCTCGGGTGGAAACAGGGCTTCTTCGAGCTGGAATCCTTCCGCGTGTTCATCGATCGGCGGGCCGACGAGGAGATCGTCGCCGAGGCCACCGTGAAAGTCGTGGTCGACGGCCGGCGGGTCGTCACCACCGGAGAGGGGGTGGGTCCGGTGCATGCATTGGATCAGGCGCTCCGGGCTGCACTGAGAACCGCCTATCCGGACCTGGACCGGCTCCGGCTGACCGACTATCGGGTGCGAGTGCTCGATTCCTCCTATGGAACCGAAGCGATGGTGCGAGTACTCCTCGAAACATCCGACGGAGACGATACCTGGGGAACGATCGGCGTACACGAGAACGTCATCGAAGCCTCGTGGGATGCGCTCACCGAGGGCCTGCTCGTCGGGCTACTGCGACGGCGGGAGTCCAGCCTTCCCGGGACCTGA
- a CDS encoding ammonium transporter, with protein sequence MKPLFKSWLHQRRLWVALVLLLIGLVPAGVARAADPTGSSIIDVQGAPGIAAVVAVNYAWTLIAAFLVFFMQAGFALLEAGSTRMRNAGSVFMKNFIDFCMCGLAFWAFGFALMFGGSALVSGLGDGNAFVGFSGFFLSGEANDVGTAAFWFFQMVFAATAATIVSGAMAERTRLDAYMAYSFLISALIYPIYGHWVWGGGWLATLPFGAGAKDFAGSGVVHAVGGIAALVGALMVGPRRGKFDSDGRPRSIPGHNMGYVVIGAMILFFGWFGFNPGSTLAATDLRISVIAVNTFLAGISGAIVAYYIRLVRTGKADIPVTVSGAIGGLVAITAPVAYVDSWAAVVIGGIAGALVIGVAGFLERRLHLDDPVWAVACHGGAGLWGLIAVGIFANGVYGGVSGLIVGDKSQIIAQLISVVAVVLWTAVTSAIVFGLIKVGIGLRVSEADEITGIDATEFTQMGYVMDDMADPS encoded by the coding sequence ATGAAGCCCCTGTTCAAATCGTGGTTGCACCAGAGACGCTTGTGGGTCGCGCTGGTTCTTTTGTTGATCGGGCTTGTCCCGGCCGGAGTTGCCCGTGCGGCCGATCCGACCGGATCCTCGATCATCGACGTGCAAGGCGCCCCGGGGATCGCGGCGGTAGTCGCGGTCAACTATGCATGGACGCTGATCGCAGCGTTCCTGGTCTTCTTCATGCAGGCGGGTTTCGCGCTGCTGGAGGCAGGGTCGACACGGATGCGGAACGCCGGCTCGGTGTTCATGAAGAACTTCATCGACTTCTGCATGTGCGGTCTCGCATTCTGGGCGTTCGGTTTCGCTCTCATGTTCGGGGGCTCCGCGTTGGTGTCGGGGCTCGGTGACGGCAACGCGTTCGTCGGGTTTTCGGGCTTCTTCCTGAGTGGCGAGGCGAACGACGTCGGAACGGCGGCTTTCTGGTTCTTCCAGATGGTGTTCGCGGCAACCGCGGCCACCATCGTGTCCGGTGCGATGGCCGAGCGAACAAGGCTCGACGCGTACATGGCCTACAGCTTCCTCATCTCCGCGTTGATCTACCCGATCTACGGCCATTGGGTGTGGGGCGGCGGATGGCTCGCCACATTGCCGTTCGGCGCCGGCGCGAAGGACTTTGCCGGATCAGGTGTCGTCCACGCCGTCGGTGGGATCGCCGCGCTGGTCGGGGCGCTGATGGTGGGTCCAAGACGTGGAAAGTTCGATTCCGACGGGCGACCTCGGTCGATCCCGGGACACAACATGGGCTACGTCGTCATCGGGGCGATGATCCTGTTCTTCGGCTGGTTCGGTTTCAACCCCGGCAGCACCCTCGCGGCCACGGACCTCCGCATCTCGGTCATCGCGGTGAACACGTTCCTGGCGGGGATCAGTGGAGCGATCGTCGCCTACTACATCCGTCTGGTTCGGACGGGGAAGGCCGACATCCCGGTGACCGTCAGTGGCGCCATCGGCGGCCTCGTGGCGATCACCGCCCCGGTTGCCTACGTGGATTCATGGGCGGCAGTCGTCATCGGTGGGATCGCCGGCGCACTCGTGATCGGCGTTGCCGGGTTCCTGGAGCGGCGGCTGCATCTCGACGATCCCGTGTGGGCGGTCGCCTGCCACGGCGGTGCAGGCTTGTGGGGGCTCATCGCCGTCGGCATCTTCGCAAACGGTGTCTATGGCGGGGTCTCCGGGCTCATCGTCGGCGACAAGAGCCAGATCATCGCCCAGCTCATCAGCGTTGTGGCCGTGGTCCTCTGGACGGCCGTCACCTCCGCCATCGTCTTCGGTCTCATCAAGGTGGGGATCGGGCTCAGGGTCTCGGAAGCCGACGAGATCACCGGCATCGACGCCACCGAGTTCACGCAGATGGGCTACGTGATGGACGACATGGCAGACCCGTCGTGA
- a CDS encoding class I SAM-dependent methyltransferase, protein MCENRDFPSLEGDWDRLYLEYPDVYDRFARTTLPAVAALDERFDLRNKVLADVGSGTGCSTFELARHARFVVGLEPWKPMRDVAIGKVRSYGLRNVAFVDGIAEALPLRPDSIDAIVSIFGFPFWFVDAGQEGQELAERFVADALGTVKPGGHILVVGSAPHWGAGELTEVVWPPIDGPDESDRINTLMTQILGFHYDDVDVVAEYESVQEAVATYGFIYGQRAIEYLLANDISSIKWKLRIHYRTR, encoded by the coding sequence ATGTGCGAGAACCGCGACTTTCCGTCTCTTGAAGGCGACTGGGATCGTCTCTACCTGGAATACCCAGACGTCTATGACCGTTTCGCTCGCACAACACTTCCGGCCGTCGCTGCCTTGGACGAGCGGTTCGATCTGCGGAACAAGGTGTTGGCCGACGTAGGGTCCGGAACGGGATGCTCCACTTTCGAGTTGGCCAGGCACGCGCGATTCGTGGTTGGCCTGGAACCCTGGAAGCCCATGCGGGATGTTGCCATCGGGAAAGTTCGGTCGTACGGACTACGCAACGTCGCGTTTGTCGATGGCATCGCAGAGGCCCTGCCTCTTCGGCCCGACTCGATCGACGCCATCGTGAGCATCTTTGGATTCCCCTTTTGGTTCGTGGATGCAGGACAGGAGGGTCAGGAGCTGGCCGAGCGATTCGTGGCCGACGCGCTCGGGACGGTGAAACCAGGCGGACACATCCTTGTCGTGGGCAGCGCTCCACACTGGGGTGCCGGCGAACTCACGGAGGTCGTCTGGCCGCCAATAGACGGTCCCGACGAGTCAGACCGTATCAATACTCTGATGACGCAGATCCTGGGCTTTCACTACGACGATGTCGACGTCGTTGCCGAGTATGAGTCGGTCCAAGAAGCGGTAGCGACGTATGGATTCATCTACGGACAGAGGGCCATCGAGTACCTGCTTGCCAACGACATCAGTTCAATCAAGTGGAAGCTTCGAATCCACTACCGGACTCGCTGA